The Patescibacteria group bacterium genome window below encodes:
- a CDS encoding divergent PAP2 family protein, producing the protein MSLIYLLVPLAAVLIAQVSKFFIKNNNLKLNWKNLMAYSGMPSSHAAITTSLATIIGLGEGIGSPIFAVAVLLALLSIRDAVGIRQYIGKQGEVINELVEDLEEDNLVDNQYPTLLEKVGHTPKQLIAGTILGIAVGILGGFFI; encoded by the coding sequence ATGTCTTTAATTTATCTGTTAGTTCCCTTAGCAGCAGTCCTGATCGCCCAAGTTAGTAAATTCTTTATTAAGAATAATAATCTTAAACTAAACTGGAAGAATCTAATGGCCTACTCTGGTATGCCCTCCAGCCATGCAGCCATAACAACTTCTTTGGCAACTATTATCGGGCTTGGTGAAGGTATCGGTTCTCCGATTTTTGCTGTGGCCGTCCTTTTAGCCTTACTGTCAATCAGGGACGCGGTTGGTATAAGACAATACATAGGTAAACAGGGTGAAGTTATTAACGAATTAGTTGAAGACTTAGAAGAAGATAATTTGGTAGATAATCAATACCCGACTCTTTTGGAAAAAGTCGGGCATACACCTAAACAATTAATCGCTGGTACAATCCTGGGAATAGCAGTCGGTATCTTGGGAGGATTTTTTATATAA
- the mutM gene encoding bifunctional DNA-formamidopyrimidine glycosylase/DNA-(apurinic or apyrimidinic site) lyase, whose protein sequence is MPELPEVETIAQDLNKSLVGLSVKEIKILGGHKVVKTPLVSLRKILYKKKLKRVFRRAKMVVFDFDKHYLLVHLKMTGQLIYLSGRSLVAGGHPIISTGVQVPNKHTVLEITLNKGKLYFNDVRKFGWLKLLDKNEFIELDKRTGQEPLEQGFTLSFFAAILKRRAGLNIKAALLEQKHFVGIGNIYADEILFKAKVKPARKVASLAKEEIKKIYQATVYILRLSIKHRGTTFRDYTDAAGLKGKFINYLKVYGRSGLECRQCSAKILKDKVAGRGTHWCDNCQK, encoded by the coding sequence ATGCCAGAATTACCGGAAGTTGAAACCATTGCCCAAGATCTTAATAAAAGCTTGGTTGGTTTAAGTGTTAAAGAAATTAAAATATTGGGAGGGCATAAGGTAGTTAAAACTCCCTTAGTATCGTTGCGTAAAATTCTTTATAAGAAAAAGCTAAAAAGAGTTTTTCGTCGGGCCAAGATGGTGGTTTTTGATTTTGATAAACATTATCTCTTGGTTCACCTTAAAATGACTGGGCAACTTATCTATCTTAGTGGACGATCTTTAGTAGCTGGTGGTCATCCTATCATCTCCACTGGAGTACAAGTACCTAATAAGCATACTGTTTTAGAAATTACTTTAAATAAAGGTAAACTTTATTTTAATGATGTAAGAAAATTCGGTTGGCTTAAGCTTTTGGATAAAAATGAGTTTATTGAACTGGATAAAAGAACCGGACAAGAACCTTTAGAACAAGGCTTTACTTTAAGTTTTTTCGCTGCAATTTTAAAACGCCGAGCCGGTTTAAATATTAAAGCCGCTTTACTTGAACAAAAACATTTTGTTGGAATAGGTAATATCTATGCCGATGAAATACTTTTTAAAGCCAAGGTTAAACCGGCACGCAAAGTTGCTTCTCTTGCAAAAGAAGAGATAAAGAAAATATATCAAGCGACTGTCTATATTTTAAGACTATCCATTAAACATCGAGGTACAACCTTTAGAGACTATACGGATGCGGCTGGACTTAAAGGTAAGTTTATTAATTACCTTAAGGTCTATGGACGATCAGGTTTAGAATGTAGGCAATGTTCGGCTAAAATTCTAAAAGACAAGGTAGCTGGACGGGGGACTCATTGGTGCGATAATTGCCAAAAATAA
- a CDS encoding PfkB family carbohydrate kinase, with protein MPKRYDLVVVGGATEDIFFTVDDAVLVDNPGDLLRQKLIGFEYGAKIGVKELNFSCGGGASNVSVGASCLSLKTAVITTVGKDERGKKILDNFKLYKIESRVEIVKQGLSGVSFILIAPDKEHVVFTYRGVNGDLKIGKREAKLLSLAKRTYLTSLSGGWRKLLPLLFSASNKVFWNPGREQLQAGYAVLKPYLQQIEILSLNKDEALELLLSDKKRKEKVNASSSLPTLLKILSSYGPQICIITDGAKGAYAYDGRRVYRQEAIKPKKITDTTGVGDSFGSGFVSGLELYHGDISKALKLAARNASSVIAQAGSQNGLLRIKRKR; from the coding sequence ATGCCAAAACGTTATGACCTAGTGGTGGTGGGCGGAGCCACCGAAGATATCTTTTTTACCGTAGATGACGCCGTATTAGTAGATAATCCTGGTGATCTATTACGGCAGAAACTGATCGGCTTTGAATATGGGGCCAAGATCGGGGTTAAAGAGCTTAATTTTAGTTGCGGTGGGGGAGCCTCCAATGTCTCGGTTGGTGCTAGCTGCCTAAGTCTTAAAACCGCGGTTATTACCACTGTAGGAAAAGACGAGAGAGGTAAAAAGATTTTAGATAATTTTAAGCTTTACAAAATAGAAAGTCGAGTAGAGATTGTTAAACAGGGTTTGTCCGGAGTTTCTTTTATCTTAATCGCTCCAGATAAGGAACACGTAGTTTTTACCTACCGAGGAGTTAACGGAGATTTAAAGATAGGTAAAAGAGAAGCTAAATTACTATCTTTAGCTAAGCGTACCTATCTTACTTCTTTATCCGGTGGTTGGCGAAAGCTTTTACCTTTACTTTTTTCCGCCTCCAACAAAGTCTTTTGGAATCCTGGACGTGAACAACTACAAGCCGGTTACGCTGTTTTAAAACCCTATCTTCAACAAATCGAAATTTTAAGCCTTAATAAAGACGAGGCTCTTGAGTTGCTTTTATCGGATAAAAAAAGAAAGGAGAAAGTTAACGCTTCTTCTTCCTTGCCGACTCTTTTAAAGATACTTTCTTCTTATGGTCCGCAAATTTGTATTATTACCGACGGTGCCAAAGGAGCTTATGCCTATGATGGGCGTAGGGTCTATCGGCAAGAGGCTATTAAGCCGAAGAAAATTACCGATACTACCGGTGTTGGAGATTCTTTTGGTTCGGGCTTTGTCTCGGGTCTAGAGCTTTACCATGGGGATATCTCCAAAGCTCTTAAGCTGGCCGCTCGTAACGCTTCTTCGGTTATTGCTCAGGCTGGTTCACAAAATGGTCTATTACGCATAAAGAGAAAAAGATAA
- a CDS encoding nucleotidyl transferase AbiEii/AbiGii toxin family protein produces MDSAAKKINWYYNTLPKSTKTALDFLSKDLWFKKRTGWYLAGGTALALQAGHRKSVDLDFFIDKDFKEKEVIEYFSKNSQWSTEVEDKGTVYGTLFKAKVSFISYPLFIAKQSFLKHGFIKVLDKQDVAVMKIVALAQRGRKRDFFDLYWCAQNIEPLGNTIRRLPKQYPSVAHNYHHILKSLVYFNDADHDPDPVINFKADWLKVKAFFRKEAALAAKDLMGLM; encoded by the coding sequence ATGGACTCTGCTGCTAAAAAAATAAATTGGTATTATAATACTTTGCCAAAGAGCACTAAGACAGCTCTTGATTTTTTGTCAAAAGATTTATGGTTTAAAAAAAGAACCGGTTGGTATCTAGCCGGAGGAACGGCCTTGGCTCTTCAGGCGGGGCATAGAAAATCGGTAGATTTGGATTTTTTTATTGATAAAGATTTTAAAGAAAAAGAAGTTATTGAGTATTTTTCCAAGAATTCTCAATGGTCTACCGAAGTTGAAGATAAAGGAACTGTATATGGTACTTTATTTAAAGCTAAAGTAAGTTTTATTTCATACCCGCTTTTTATTGCCAAACAGTCTTTTTTGAAACATGGTTTTATTAAAGTTTTAGACAAACAAGACGTTGCCGTTATGAAAATTGTAGCTCTGGCTCAACGAGGTCGTAAAAGAGATTTTTTTGATCTTTATTGGTGTGCTCAAAATATAGAACCATTAGGTAATACAATAAGGCGTTTACCTAAACAATACCCCTCGGTGGCTCATAACTACCATCATATTTTAAAGAGTTTGGTTTATTTTAATGACGCTGATCATGATCCTGATCCTGTAATTAATTTTAAAGCCGATTGGCTCAAAGTTAAAGCTTTTTTTCGTAAAGAGGCAGCTTTAGCGGCTAAGGATTTAATGGGTTTAATGTAA
- a CDS encoding cold shock domain-containing protein encodes MQGTIKKLTDKGFGFISSEGQEKDLFFHSNSLVGVQFNDLQEGDAVSYEVEQSEKGPNAVNVKLA; translated from the coding sequence ATGCAAGGTACAATTAAAAAATTGACCGATAAGGGTTTTGGTTTCATCTCTTCTGAGGGCCAGGAAAAGGACTTATTCTTCCATAGCAATAGCTTGGTAGGTGTCCAATTCAATGACCTTCAGGAAGGCGATGCTGTCAGCTACGAAGTTGAGCAGTCCGAAAAGGGACCAAACGCGGTTAATGTCAAACTCGCTTAA
- a CDS encoding peptidoglycan DD-metalloendopeptidase family protein, translating to MHKGIFFNLIVIIGLILLTSNNGAVSSAQAQTSNTSVRSIVFPVLGSSSYGNDFGDGRSSGRTHEGNDIFAPKMRPLLAAVDGTVQWVQYPQPEWGYAISLRDADGWQYWYLHVNNDTPGTDDGLGGGLYAYAPDVINGATVKAGQVIGWVGDSGNAESTSPHLHFEIHAPDRSVINPYESLRAATRVTTPVPAPIQSYEIVPYGEFKGGASIASGNFGNGGTLVTGAGPGGGPHVKVFNNDKLVIADFFPYPTAFRGGVNVAAGDIDGDGIDEIITGAGPGGGPHVRILGTNGEPRGSFMAYPNAFRGGVRVAVADIDGDGKAEIITGAGPGGGPHVRVFKADGTPLTGFMAYDKSFRGGIDVAVVPASSQSPARIITSPLIGGGPHIRTFDINGNPDTSFFAYDQGFRGGVKISVINTSSTFQSAGSYQIVTVPASKGDPHIRVFTPQGMEVREATAFESWWRGGYEVDADKNGTIRLTSSGRRASVRTVVNQSFNFNQGTQGTEGGWRYRR from the coding sequence ATGCATAAAGGTATCTTTTTCAATCTAATAGTAATTATAGGTCTAATTCTACTGACCTCTAATAACGGTGCCGTTTCCTCGGCCCAGGCTCAAACCTCAAACACATCAGTTCGTTCTATTGTGTTTCCGGTTTTAGGTTCTTCTTCATATGGAAATGACTTCGGCGATGGGCGTTCCAGTGGACGCACACACGAAGGTAATGATATTTTTGCTCCAAAAATGCGCCCGTTATTGGCGGCTGTAGACGGCACTGTCCAATGGGTGCAATATCCACAACCTGAATGGGGCTATGCCATTTCTTTGCGTGACGCTGATGGTTGGCAATATTGGTATCTTCACGTTAACAACGACACACCCGGTACCGACGACGGACTTGGTGGCGGGCTTTACGCCTATGCGCCTGATGTCATTAACGGGGCTACTGTCAAAGCCGGACAAGTTATCGGTTGGGTGGGAGATAGCGGTAACGCCGAAAGTACATCGCCCCACCTTCATTTTGAAATTCACGCTCCAGATCGTTCGGTGATTAACCCTTATGAAAGTCTAAGAGCAGCTACTAGAGTAACCACACCTGTCCCTGCCCCTATACAATCATATGAAATCGTACCGTATGGAGAATTTAAGGGTGGCGCTTCAATCGCTTCCGGTAATTTCGGTAATGGAGGCACTCTAGTAACAGGCGCTGGACCTGGTGGTGGTCCGCACGTAAAAGTTTTTAATAATGATAAATTAGTGATCGCCGACTTTTTTCCTTATCCTACGGCTTTTAGAGGTGGGGTAAATGTCGCTGCTGGTGATATTGACGGAGATGGTATTGATGAAATAATTACCGGTGCCGGACCGGGCGGTGGTCCACATGTTAGAATCTTAGGTACCAACGGCGAACCACGCGGTAGCTTTATGGCTTATCCCAATGCTTTTCGTGGCGGAGTACGAGTAGCGGTCGCTGATATTGATGGCGATGGTAAGGCGGAAATTATTACTGGTGCAGGACCTGGCGGTGGTCCGCATGTGCGAGTTTTTAAAGCAGACGGCACTCCCCTAACCGGCTTTATGGCATATGACAAAAGTTTTCGTGGCGGTATTGATGTAGCAGTAGTTCCCGCTAGCTCACAATCTCCAGCTAGAATAATTACCTCACCATTAATTGGTGGAGGACCACACATAAGGACTTTTGATATTAACGGTAATCCGGACACTTCATTCTTTGCATATGATCAAGGCTTTCGCGGTGGTGTTAAAATTTCTGTAATTAATACAAGTTCAACTTTTCAATCAGCAGGATCATATCAGATTGTAACTGTGCCAGCCTCCAAAGGCGACCCTCATATCCGTGTCTTTACTCCCCAGGGCATGGAAGTTCGTGAGGCCACGGCTTTTGAATCATGGTGGAGAGGTGGCTATGAAGTAGACGCAGATAAGAATGGCACCATCCGACTTACCTCCAGCGGTCGTCGAGCTTCAGTACGAACGGTGGTTAATCAGAGTTTTAATTTTAATCAAGGAACCCAGGGAACCGAAGGTGGTTGGAGGTACCGAAGATAG
- a CDS encoding DUF389 domain-containing protein: MFLGNFFSFFHKRSPDILTISRRDRYRTVDELFSHLRSVSVYFVLLGLSAVIVSAGVLLNNSAITIGGMLVAPLLTPLLIIGLVLATGHIRPLWRVLLLIISSFLMVILVSGLMSMIFSNENITSVFDRSEKVMLLYAMVAIASGAAGAFAWCRREVSEALPGVSVAVTLVPPLSLMGIWLAQGDWPAFVYYASMLGLNVSGIVIGSFLVFVLLGFHSVNKSVQSRAEE, translated from the coding sequence ATGTTTTTAGGTAATTTTTTTTCTTTTTTTCATAAAAGGTCTCCGGATATTTTAACTATTAGTCGGAGAGATCGTTACAGGACGGTTGATGAGCTTTTTTCTCATCTTAGGTCTGTTTCGGTTTATTTTGTTTTATTGGGCCTATCAGCAGTTATTGTTTCGGCCGGTGTTTTATTGAATAATTCAGCGATTACTATTGGTGGCATGTTAGTGGCACCTCTTTTAACGCCTTTATTAATAATTGGTCTAGTGTTAGCTACCGGACATATTAGGCCTCTTTGGCGGGTACTGCTTTTAATAATCTCTTCATTTCTTATGGTTATTCTTGTTAGCGGTCTTATGTCAATGATTTTTTCCAACGAAAATATAACCTCTGTTTTTGATAGAAGCGAAAAAGTTATGTTGTTATATGCCATGGTGGCTATAGCTTCCGGAGCAGCCGGAGCTTTTGCTTGGTGTCGTCGAGAGGTTTCTGAGGCTTTACCTGGTGTTTCGGTGGCCGTTACCTTGGTTCCACCCTTAAGTTTAATGGGTATTTGGTTAGCTCAAGGAGATTGGCCGGCTTTTGTTTATTATGCAAGTATGCTCGGTCTTAATGTTAGCGGTATAGTTATAGGTAGCTTTTTAGTTTTTGTTCTCTTAGGTTTTCATTCGGTAAATAAATCAGTGCAATCCAGAGCTGAAGAGTAG
- a CDS encoding cation-transporting P-type ATPase: MQYPQGLTVREATRLLEKFGPNEIKDVAPISPLRILFRQISKNFIVYLLAGAAIASFAVGKTTTGYMISLIILIIVITGFLQEFKAEKAVKALKKLIMAMTIVVRDGHEQEIPSGEIVPGDIIVLRTGEKIPADALLLEQTELRVNEAVLTGESIDVKKEIAEKDNKGIENKHKIFMGTYISNGKCIAKVLETGMRTEFGKIAGLISETEKELPLQKKVNNIARYMVFVALGASLTVGLIMVSRSLPLGSEAVTDIVIVMIALAVSAFPEAFPVVLMSTLARGAYNMAKENAIVNRMSIIETLGETTVICSDKTGTITTGEMTVQKIILSQAQIEVSGVGFQSEGGFIFKKNQQKILAEKDLQLALRAAVICNDASLKRVGENQEYRIIGTPTEGSLLIAGAKAEIFQNDLPDKRLSEIPFNSERKMMSVTVEEEGKTIIYAKGAPEALYEQCDRYLDNGEVKPFNRQAQNTFKRLAARLTAKRYRVIAVAYSPTLMKIKNKKTKQECLVEDNKLILVGLFALEDPPRENVAKALEQCRQAGIKVKMITGDNPETAKAIGQEIGLIGEIMTGAEIDKLTDAALIKAVKKIAIFARVRPEHKLRIVKALKKNKEIVTMTGDGVNDAPALKEAHIGVAMGKNGTDVSRAVADLVLKDDNFETIVSAIKTGRTIYSNIQKFITLQISLNYGEIMIIILAIALGLPLPLIALQILFMNMITDNLSAISLGFNPASKDAMDKPPRRNASLLNKSLIKLIFIAGTTIGGIALAVFYITLNITDDLNTARTTTMVALIFLEIANAFNFRSFRQPVHRASLFRNPYLVYASLFSITTTLILVNTPFGKVFELIPLTWPIWLTLAGIALIIIILFDTMKLTSHKKEGLALN, from the coding sequence ATGCAGTACCCTCAAGGTTTAACCGTACGTGAAGCCACTCGCTTGTTGGAAAAATTCGGACCAAACGAAATAAAAGACGTAGCCCCGATTTCTCCCCTGCGTATTCTTTTTAGGCAAATCAGCAAGAACTTTATCGTCTATCTCTTAGCTGGCGCTGCTATTGCCTCTTTTGCTGTTGGTAAAACAACCACCGGCTACATGATTAGCCTTATTATATTAATAATCGTCATTACCGGTTTTCTTCAAGAATTTAAAGCCGAAAAAGCCGTTAAAGCTCTTAAAAAACTAATTATGGCTATGACTATTGTAGTTAGAGATGGCCATGAACAAGAAATACCTTCTGGAGAAATCGTACCAGGAGATATTATTGTTTTACGAACCGGAGAAAAAATACCAGCCGACGCTTTGCTCTTAGAGCAAACCGAACTAAGAGTTAATGAAGCTGTTTTAACTGGTGAATCAATTGATGTTAAAAAAGAAATAGCCGAAAAAGACAATAAAGGCATTGAAAATAAGCATAAGATCTTCATGGGCACTTATATCTCCAATGGTAAGTGTATCGCCAAAGTACTAGAAACCGGCATGCGTACCGAATTCGGTAAAATTGCCGGTCTAATATCTGAAACAGAAAAAGAATTACCTCTCCAAAAAAAGGTTAATAACATTGCCCGGTATATGGTTTTTGTCGCCCTTGGCGCTTCTTTAACCGTTGGCTTGATTATGGTCAGTCGTTCTTTGCCCTTAGGCTCAGAAGCTGTTACTGATATAGTTATTGTTATGATCGCTTTAGCTGTTTCGGCCTTTCCAGAAGCTTTTCCAGTAGTCTTAATGTCTACTCTAGCCCGTGGTGCATATAACATGGCCAAAGAAAACGCCATTGTTAACCGTATGTCCATTATTGAAACTCTGGGTGAGACTACGGTTATTTGTTCAGATAAAACTGGCACTATTACCACCGGAGAAATGACTGTCCAAAAGATTATTTTAAGTCAAGCACAAATTGAAGTAAGTGGGGTAGGGTTTCAAAGTGAGGGAGGTTTTATTTTTAAAAAAAACCAACAAAAGATTCTAGCTGAAAAAGATTTACAGTTGGCTCTTAGGGCTGCGGTAATTTGTAATGATGCTTCATTAAAAAGAGTTGGTGAAAACCAAGAGTACAGGATTATTGGTACGCCTACCGAAGGCTCTTTATTGATTGCCGGCGCTAAAGCTGAGATTTTCCAAAATGATTTACCAGATAAACGTCTATCTGAAATACCTTTTAACTCGGAAAGAAAAATGATGTCCGTCACAGTAGAAGAAGAAGGAAAGACTATAATTTACGCCAAAGGAGCCCCGGAAGCGCTTTATGAACAATGCGATAGATATCTAGACAACGGAGAAGTTAAGCCCTTTAATCGCCAAGCGCAAAACACTTTTAAACGCCTAGCGGCGCGACTAACCGCTAAACGCTACCGAGTAATAGCCGTGGCTTATTCCCCTACTTTAATGAAAATAAAAAATAAAAAAACTAAACAGGAATGTTTAGTTGAGGATAATAAACTTATTTTAGTCGGACTTTTTGCCTTAGAGGATCCACCTAGAGAAAATGTAGCCAAAGCCCTTGAACAATGTCGTCAAGCCGGTATTAAAGTGAAGATGATTACTGGTGATAATCCGGAGACCGCCAAAGCCATTGGCCAAGAAATAGGTTTGATCGGAGAGATCATGACTGGTGCTGAAATTGATAAACTAACCGACGCTGCCCTAATTAAAGCGGTAAAAAAGATCGCTATCTTTGCCCGTGTTAGACCTGAACATAAACTAAGGATAGTTAAAGCTCTTAAAAAGAATAAAGAAATAGTTACCATGACCGGCGATGGTGTTAATGATGCACCGGCTCTAAAAGAGGCACATATTGGGGTAGCGATGGGTAAAAACGGTACTGACGTTTCGCGTGCCGTGGCTGATTTGGTATTAAAAGACGATAACTTTGAAACCATTGTCTCGGCCATTAAAACCGGCAGGACTATCTACAGTAATATCCAGAAGTTTATCACCTTACAAATTTCTCTTAATTACGGAGAGATTATGATAATCATTCTAGCTATCGCCCTAGGGCTACCACTGCCTTTAATAGCTCTACAAATCCTTTTCATGAATATGATAACCGACAATCTCTCGGCTATCTCCTTAGGCTTTAATCCAGCCTCAAAAGACGCTATGGACAAACCCCCTAGACGCAATGCCAGTCTTTTAAACAAGAGCTTAATTAAACTGATCTTTATCGCCGGTACAACTATTGGGGGTATAGCTTTAGCTGTTTTCTATATTACCCTAAACATAACAGATGACTTAAATACGGCCAGAACCACCACTATGGTAGCTTTAATCTTTTTGGAAATTGCCAATGCCTTTAACTTCCGTTCCTTTAGGCAACCAGTACACCGAGCCAGTCTTTTCCGTAATCCATATTTAGTCTATGCTTCCCTCTTCTCAATTACCACTACCTTAATATTGGTTAATACACCTTTTGGTAAAGTCTTTGAACTAATACCACTTACCTGGCCGATCTGGTTAACCTTAGCCGGTATAGCCCTAATAATTATTATACTTTTTGATACCATGAAACTAACTAGTCACAAAAAGGAAGGGTTGGCTTTAAATTAA